The Hoplias malabaricus isolate fHopMal1 chromosome 9, fHopMal1.hap1, whole genome shotgun sequence genome contains a region encoding:
- the nom1 gene encoding nucleolar MIF4G domain-containing protein 1: MKTKARFRGKQPQDKLHKFMVSVNNFVKSHEGPDDAERYLRMGGLMKKKSRKDKRREKRREKKARLRLHGNTEKSDRAEPGLSKKGAQTGSELPKPSKKRATKIAQTEPKLSKPSKKSALKERTDDSEEFEGKHKRKVRFDESEHQSKKPKLSMARRRALMEANEEEDREIKKLEKRLGLNKRKNKQTLPQSFISDGLDYILGILEPGMSEALLEEEESMEREVEKLKELGDTTEEEEEEEDDDNDGSDKGQGDGALSKEVIKDEDSEMEEDNDDNEDDDKIEEDEEEEEDVDDEEEEEEDVDDKEEEHEDDEEDEGDEIVKCDAEEKSPISEKPNTVTMGKYVPPHLREAADSKRKAELERLKRKLKGLLNRLSEPNMSSICGEMEEMYMNCSRKDMNDTLTELLLAACVTPTLMPDRLLMEHMVLLSVLHHTVGLEVGAHFLETVVRRFDQLYGQTGDVGKECDNLAVMIAHLYNFQVLHSLLLFDLLKKLLASFSARDVELVLLVLRNVGFSLRKDDPLALKELITEAQRKASTEGQRFSDQTRVRFMLETMLALKNNDMRKIPGYDPEPVERLRKLQRTLVHHRASGTDVKLRVSLENLLEAEQVGRWWIVGSSWSGAPMIGDHGDRKASQPAKGEQFSAKVLELARKQRMNTDIRRNIFCVIMTSEDYLDAFEKLLRLGLKGQQERDIVHVLLDCCLQEKNFNGFYAVLAEKFCAHDRRFQMTFQFCLWDKFKELASLASNSFNNLVQMVTQLLQKNSLSLSILKAIEFGELDKPKVKFLRQVLTKLLLQTQPEDLVQIFGRISGIPKLQMMREGVKLFIRHFLLRSVQAQGPAEQTTLLTERAEIATKAMEARDAKLKL, translated from the exons ATGAAGACCAAAGCGCGCTTCAGAGGCAAGCAGCCCCAAGACAAACTGCACAAGTTCATGGTCTCTGTCAACAACTTTGTGAAGAGCCACGAGGGACCTGACGATGCGGAGAGGTACCTGCGGATGGGCGGCCTCATGAAGAAGAAAAGCCGCAAGGACAAGCGCCGAGAGAAGAGGAGGGAGAAGAAAGCTAGACTGAGGCTCCACGGGAACACAGAGAAGTCTGACAGAGCCGAGCCTGGGCTCTCTAAGAAAGGTGCTCAAACTGGATCAGAACTGCCTAAGCCCTCTAAGAAACGTGCTACAAAAATAGCTCAGACTGAGCCTAAACTCTCCAAGCCGTCTAAGAAAAGTGCTCTCAAAGAAAGGACAGATGATTCAGAGGAATTTGAGGGTAAGCATAAAAGAAAAGTTCGGTTTGATGAGTCAGAGCACCAAAGTAAGAAGCCCAAGCTTAGCATGGCCAGGAGGAGAGCTTTAATGGAGGCCAATGAGGAGGAAGATAGAGAGATCAAGAAGCTGGAGAAACGGCTTGGACTCAATAAGAGAAAGAACAAGCAGACTCTTCCTCAGTCATTTATCAGTGATGGGCTGGATTACATTCTGGGCATCCTTGAACCGGGAATGTCTGAGGCTCtgctggaggaagaggagagcaTGGAGAGAGAGGTCGAGAAACTGAAGGAGCTTGGTGACACcactgaggaagaggaggaggaggaagatgatgataatgatggaTCAGATAAAGGCCAGGGTGATGGTGCTTTGTCCAAGGAAGTAATCAAAGATGAGGACAGTGAAATGGAGGaagataatgatgataatgaggatgatgataagattgaggaagatgaggaggaggaggaagatgtggacgatgaagaggaggaggaagaagatgTGGACGATAAAGAGGAGGAACATGAAGATGATGAGGAGGATGAAGGAGATGAGATTGTAAAATGTGACGCAGAGGAGAAGTCTCCTATTAGTGAAAAGCCG AACACGGTCACGATGGGTAAATATGTCCCACCTCACCTCCGGGAAGCAGCAGACAGTAAGCGGAAAGCAGAGCTGGAGAGACTGAAGCGAAAGCTAAAGGGTCTCTTAAATCG GTTGAGTGAGCCAAACATGAGCTCCATCtgtggagagatggaggagatgTACATGAACTGTAGCAGGAAGGACATGAACGACACACTGACTGAGCTTCTGCTGGCTGCCTGTGTCACACCGACTCTAATGCCGGACCG GCTGCTCATGGAGCATATGGTGTTACTGAGTGTTCTGCATCATACAGTTGGACTGGAG GTCGGTGCTCATTTCCTGGAGACAGTGGTCCGGCGTTTTGACCAGCTGTATGGACAGACTGGTGATGTGGGTAAAGAGTGTGACAATCTGGCCGTGATGATTGCTCACCTCTATAACTTCCAAGTGCTCCACTCTTTGCTACTCTTTGACCTGCTGAAGAAGCTGCTGGCCTCTTTCTCAGCGAGGGATGTGGAGCTGGTGCTGCTGGTGCTGAGGAATGTGGGCTTCTCTCTGAGGAAGGATGATCCTTTGGCCCTGAAGGAGCTGATAACCGAGGCCCAACGCAAGGCCAGCACTGAGGGACAAAGATTCAGTGACCAGACTAGG GTGCGGTTTATGTTGGAGACCATGCTGGCGCTGAAGAACAATGACATGCGGAAGATTCCAGGTTATGACCCTGAGCCTGTGGAGAGACTCAGGAAGCTGCAGCGAACTTTG GTCCACCACCGTGCAAGTGGGACGGATGTGAAGCTCAGAGTGTCTCTGGAGAATCTTCTGGAAGCCGAGCAAGTCGGACGATGGTGGATCGTTGGCTCATCCTGGAGCGGAGCACCAATGATCGGTGACCATGGTGATAGGAAGGCGTCACAGCCTGCTAAAGGGGAACAG TTCAGTGCCAAAGTGCTAGAGCTGGCACGTAAGCAGCGGATGAACACTGATATCAGGAGGAACATCTTCTGTGTCATCATGACCAGCGAGGACTATCTGGATGCCTTCGAGAAGCTGCTGAG ACTGGGCTTGAAAGGTCAGCAGGAGAGGGATATAGTTCATGTGCTGCTGGATTGCTGTCTGCAAGAAAAGAACTTCAATGGTTTTTATGCTGTTTTAGCAGAGAAGTTCTGTGCCCATGACCGGCGTTTCCAG ATGACATTCCAGTTCTGTCTTTGGGATAAGTTTAAAGAACTGGCATCTCTAGCCAGCAACTCCTTCAACAACCTTGTTCAGATGGTGACCCAGCTCTTACAGAAaaactccctctcactctccatTCTAAAG GCTATAGAGTTTGGAGAGCTGGATAAGCCAAAGGTGAAGTTTTTGAGACAGGTCCTCACTAAACTCTTACTGCAGACCCAGCCTGAGGACTTGGTTCAGATTTTTGGGAG